One window from the genome of Diabrotica virgifera virgifera chromosome 6, PGI_DIABVI_V3a encodes:
- the LOC126886515 gene encoding zinc finger protein 675-like, giving the protein MKVHTRESPHNREICFKQFSNSSNLKIHLRLHTGKQPYKCEICFKQFTQTSPLNTHMRMYTGEKPYKCEICFKKFSNSSNLKTHLRLHTGKKPYKCEICFKQFTQTSSLKTHMRVHTGEKPYKCDICFKTFSRKSFLDEHKGIHNGQKRHKCQICFKQFSNSSNLKTHFILHTGKKPYKCEICFKQFSNSGNLKTHLRLHTGKKPYKCEICFKQFTETSSLKTHMRVHTGEKPYKCEICFKQFTETSSLKTHMRVHTGEKPYKCEICFKTFSRKSFLDEHTGIHNGQKPHKCQICFKQFSNSSNLKTHFILHTGKNLTSAKFVLSSFPKQGL; this is encoded by the coding sequence ATGAAAGTTCATACTCGAGAATCACCTCACAAtcgcgaaatttgttttaagcagtttagtaattccagtaatttaaaaatacatttgagattgcacactgggaaacaaccttacaagtgcgaaatttgttttaagcagtttacccAAACAAGTCCTTTGAACACACATATGAGAATgtacactggggaaaaaccttacaagtgtgaaatttgttttaagaagttTAGTAATTCGAgtaatttaaaaacacatttgagattgcacactgggaaaaaaccttacaagtgcgaaatttgttttaagcagtttacccAAACAAGTTCTTTGAAAACAcatatgagagtgcacactggggaaaaaccttacaagtgtgatatttgttttaagACGTTTTCTCGGAAAAGTTTTTTGGACGAACATAAGGGAATTCACAATGGACAAAAACGTCACAAGTgccaaatttgttttaagcagtttagtaaTTCGAGTAATCTAAAAACACATTTCATATTGCACACTGGgaaaaaaccttacaagtgcgaaatttgttttaagcagtttagtaaTTCGGgtaatttaaaaacacatttgagattgcacactgggaaaaaaccttacaagtgcgaaatttgttttaagcagtttaccgAAACAAGTTCTTTGAAAACAcatatgagagtgcacactggggaaaaaccttacaagtgtgaaatttgttttaagcagtttaccgAAACAAGTTCTTTGAAAACAcatatgagagtgcacactggggaaaaaccttacaagtgtgaaatttgttttaagacgTTTTCTCGGAAAAGTTTTTTGGACGAACATACGGGAATTCACAATGGACAAAAACCTCACAAGTgccaaatttgttttaagcagtttagtaattcgagtaatttaaaaacacatttcATATTGCACActgggaaaaaccttacaagtgcgaaatttgttttaagcagttttcccAAACAAGGTCTTTGA